A genomic segment from Daphnia pulex isolate KAP4 chromosome 5, ASM2113471v1 encodes:
- the LOC124194301 gene encoding chorion peroxidase-like produces the protein MLWVLFILPIAILARHPSPNSIAIVANGGCGPQYACKPATQCSVWYDELRTHSSKPCSDARGFIGLCCPDVVHVKSTKYPTIHKIRLLPPVQSVPTKILEKSARSARADLLQINAIEENLSSRKVMMSETSMAWGHSTNMAPLEMSRIQSDKALLVVNAARRLQDKLLLSPEQAGLGLQTIDTRLSLLEDTCPRLPVCVITKYRTFDGTCNNLQQPSWGSALTPLERLATPEYGDGIWDPKIGNSGKQLPNVRVIRNIIVTDKNYPAVDMTHMLMQWGQFVDHDMIHVPSFRTANQSNIECCTAEGGIIPPEMRHPHCFPIDIPANDPFYGPRGVRCLNFVRSMIAPRIECRMGYAEQMNEITHFIDASHIYGPSPVIAASLRQFVGGRLKISKIEGRPLLPQNPQDKSCIGKAPGFGCFVSGDVRTNQIMTLTSLHIIFLRQHNLLANKLAAINPHWNDEVLYQETRRIVGALMQHITYNEFLPSLLGRTTMDAYGLTPQTTGYSSSYDENANPSITNEFATAAFRMGHSLIQGAMNLVEEDGKVRVELMRNWFNNPSLLRQAGILDAVLRGMIDQWPQKVDEWVSEDVTNHLFQRPKTDFGLDLVALNIWRGREHGLPGYNKYRQVCGLSPMTNFQDLLKVMDRSVVDRLASVYRSVNDIDLFIGGLVERHLPGSMLGPVFSCIIADQFARLKDGDRFFYEHGGHPNSFSSAQLQEIRKMSLAAIICDNADHLFKVQPLVFRHPSPTNPRVNCKSSTISRMNLAAWKK, from the exons atgttgtgggttttatttattttacccaTTGCTATTTTGGCCCGTCATCCAAGTCCAAATTCCATTGCCATTGTCGCTAATGGTGGATGTGGACCTCAGTATGCCTGTAAGCCGGCTACCCAGTGTTCCGTTTGGTATGACGAACTTCGTACGCATTCATCGAAACCTTGTTCGGATGCTCGAGGGTTCATTGGGCTCTGTTGTCCAGATGTTGTTCACGTGAAAT CAACCAAGTATCCAACAATCCATAAAATTCGCCTGCTCCCTCCTGTGCAATCTGTTCCAACGAAAATTTTAGAGAAATCCGCCCGATCAGCTCGTGCTGATTTGCTTCAAATTAACGCT ATCGAAGAAAATCTAAGCAGTAGAAAAGTTATGATGAGTGAAACTTCAATGGCTTGGGGGCACTCAACTAATATGGCTCCTTTAGAAATGTCCCGCATTCAAAGCGACAAAGCCCTGTTGGTCGTTAACGCTGCTCGACGATTGCAGGACAA GTTACTACTTTCACCAGAACAGGCTGGACTTGGATTACAAACGATCGACACAAGATTAAGTTTGTTAGAGGATACATGTCCTCGACTCCCGGTATGTGTAATTACAAAATATCGGACTTTTGACGGCACTTGCAACAACTTGCAACAACCTTCTTGGGGTAGCGCATTAACGCCACTCGAACGCTTAGCTACACCGGAATATGGTGATG GTATATGGGATCCAAAAATCGGTAATTCGGGAAAACAACTTCCCAATGTTCGTGTCATCAGGAATATAATCGTTACAGATAAAAACTATCCAGCTGTAGATATGACGCATATGCTTATGCAATGGGGGCAGTTTGTGGATCATGATATGATCCATGTCCCATCGTTCCGAACTG ccAATCAATCCAACATTGAATGCTGCACTGCAGAGGGTGGGATCATTCCACCTGAAATGCGCCATCCTCACTGCTTCCCAATTGACATTCCAGCCAACGATCCTTTCTATGGTCCCAGAGGTGTACGATGCTTGAACTTCGTTCGATCCATGATTGCTCCTCGGATAGAATGTCGAATGGGTTATGCGgaacaaatgaatgaaattactCATTTTATCGATGCTTCACATATATACGGACCATCACCCGTTATTGCTGCCAGTTTGCGTCAGTTTGTAGGAGGTCGTCTGAAAATCTCCAAAATTGAAGGTCGGCCTCTCCTTCCCCAAAATCCTCAAGATAAAAGTTGTATTGGCAAGGCTCCTggatttggttgttttgtaTCAG GCGATGTGCGTACCAATCAAATTATGACACTTACATCGTTGCACATCATTTTCCTGCGTCAGCATAATTTACTTGCGAACAAATTGGCTGCTATCAACCCTCATTGGAATGATGAAGTTCTTTATCAGGAAACTCGACGCATTGTTGGTGCCTTGATGCAGCACATCACCTACAACGAATTCCTTCCGTCTTTACTCGGTCGAACAACGATGGACGCTTATGGCCTCACGCCGCAAACCACTGGATACTCTTCAAGTTACGACGAGAATGCCAACCCATCAATTACGAACGAATTTGCCACGGCTGCCTTCCGTATGGGACACTCTCTCATCCAGGGTGCAATGAA TTTAGTGGAGGAAGACGGTAAAGTCCGAGTGGAACTGATGCGAAACTGGTTCAACAATCCTTCTTTACTTCGCCAAGCTGGCATATTGGACGCTGTATTGCGAGGAATGATCGACCAGTGGCCCCAAAAGGTAGACGAATGGGTCTCTGAGGACGTAACGAATCATCTTTTTCAAAG accaaaaacagattttgGATTGGATCTTGTAGCTCTCAATATATGGCGCGGACGTGAACACGGCCTTCCTGGTTACAACAAGTACCGTCAAGTTTGCGGATTGTCGCCTATGACCAATTTTCAGGATCTCTTGAAAGTCATGGATCGTTCAGTAGTGGATCGTTTGGCTTCGGTTTATCGCTCTGTCAACGACATTGACCTTTTTATTGGTGGCCTAGTTGAGCGCCATTTACCTGGGTCAATGCTCGGTCCTGTTTTCTCGTGTATAATTGCTGATCAATTTGCACGTTTGAAGGATGGAGACCGTTTCTTCTACGAACACGGTGGACATccgaattcattttcatcag CTCAGTTGCAAGAAATCCGTAAAATGAGTTTAGCAGCGATCATCTGTGACAACGCTGACCATTTATTCAAGGTTCAGCCGTTAGTTTTCCGCCATCCTTCACCTAC GAATCCTCGTGTTAACTGCAAATCGTCAACAATTTCACGAATGAATCTTGCTGCCTGGAAAAAGTAA